The following are encoded together in the Glycine soja cultivar W05 chromosome 5, ASM419377v2, whole genome shotgun sequence genome:
- the LOC114412163 gene encoding protein arginine N-methyltransferase 1.6 isoform X1 codes for MISVFPKTLIATRFLSRTRPRIHTPKLTAIRTMSSSTQRMFQLKLDPITGNSEWVVIEDNDDGDESFAHNFHQPLLATTSYLDMLNDSPRNTAFRQAIQKTITKPCHVLDIGAGTGLLSMMAARAMGDEGRVTACESYLPMVKLMKKVLRINGMEGRVKVINKRSDELEVGLDIPSRADALVSEILDSELLGEGLIPTLQHAHDNLLVENALTVPYRATTYGQLVESTFLWQLHDLHSIEATVSDGIQLTPPGLDSVLSVKRQQYAMHCNPIQEEIKLLSEPFKIFEFDFWKRPESSGETELCVKATNDGRIHAVVSWWVLQLDREGTIYYSTAPRWISSPTITSPVGWCDHWKQCVWFVPGSGISIFKGEEIHLHATHTETSISYNLDTQVPTSEILNHRCMTGDLQLVLPPERVAIYGDKGWRLSMLKAVQSMLQGRDHPLCLVADDSVFLPLLVAQLSEASHVMSLLPGLKERGLQYLQAAAHANGLSRNCIEVLEKRVKQLTMHDIHQKKVDLLIAEPFYVGHDGMLPWQNLRFWKDRTTLNDILSEDALIIPSKGILRACAISLPDLWKSRCCLSNVEGFDHSVVNATLGACSNLPELEEGPCLPFFVWQCGEFDVLSETFDVMEFDFSKQICLCQGKSQVKFTKTGVCHGFVLWIDWVMDLQNSVVISTGPDRRYWKQGVKLLGTPRTVGPQRSRNVQACSAVLEACFNPLQGELKIILDFL; via the exons ATGATTTCTGTGTTCCCCAAAACCCTAATCGCCACTCGTTTCCTTTCCCGAACCCGACCTCGAATACATACTCCCAAACTAACCGCCATTAGAACCATGAGCTCGTCCACCCAGCGCATGTTCCAGCTCAAGCTTGACCCAATAACGGGTAACTCTGAATGGGTCGTCATCGAAGACAACGACGACGGAGACGAAAGCTTCGCCCATAATTTCCACCAACCCCTCCTCGCCACGACGTCGTATCTGGACATGCTCAACGATTCCCCCAGAAACACTGCGTTTCGCCAAGCCATTCAAAAAACCATCACCAAACCTTGCCACGTTCTCGATATCGG TGCTGGAACTGGGTTGCTTTCGATGATGGCTGCACGTGCCATGGGTGATGAAGGGAGGGTCACGGCGTGTGAGTCTTACCTTCCAATGGTGAAGCTGATGAAGAAGGTGCTGCGAATTAATGGCATGGAGGGAAGAGTCAAGGTCATCAACAAGCGCTCGGATGAACTCGAAGTTGGTCTCGATATCCCTTCGCGTGCAGATGCTCTT GTGAGCGAGATACTTGATTCAGAGCTGCTGGGCGAGGGGCTTATACCGACCCTACAACATGCACATGACAATTTGTTGGTAGAAAATGCTCTGACTGTGCCATATCGAGCAACTACATACGGACAG CTGGTTGAAAGCACATTCTTATGGCAGTTGCATGATTTGCATAGCATTGAGGCTACTGTATCTGATGGCATTCAACTTACTCCTCCCGGACTTGATAGTGTGTTAAGTGTCAAACGTCAGCAATATGCCATGCATTGCAATCCTATACAAGAAGAAATAAAACTG CTTTCAGAACCCTTcaaaatttttgaatttgatttttggaaaCGGCCAGAGAGTTCTGGAGAAACTGAGCTGTGTGTAAAGGCAACTAATGATGGGAGAATTCATGCTGTGGTCTCTTG GTGGGTACTTCAACTTGATCGTGAAGGGACCATCTATTATTCCACTGCTCCTAGGTGGATAAGCTCACCAACAATTACAA GTCCTGTTGGTTGGTGTGACCACTGGAAACAGTGTGTTTGGTTTGTTCCTGGCAGTGGTATTTCCATATTCAAAGGGGAAGAAATTCATTTACATGCTACTCATACTGAGACAAGTATCTCATATAATTTAGATACTCAAGTACCTACATCTGAGATTTTGAACCATAGGTGTATGACTGGAGATTTGCAGCTTGTACTGCCACCAGAAAGGGTTGCAATCTATGGAGACAAAGGATGGAGGCTTTCAATGTTGAAAGCAGTACAAAGCATG TTGCAGGGAAGAGATCACCCGTTATGCTTAGTTGCAGATGATAGTGTGTTTTTACCTCTTCTTGTGGCACAGCTTTCAGAAGCATCACATGTAATGTCATTACTTCCGGGGCTTAAGGAAAGAGGCCTACAATATTTGCAAGCGGCTGCCCATGCAAATGGTTTGTCACGTAATTGCATAGAAGTTCTTGAAAAAAGGGTGAAACAGTTAACCATGCATGATATACACCAGAAAAAG GTTGATCTGTTGATAGCAGAACCTTTCTATGTAGGGCATGATGGCATGCTTCCATGGCAGAACCTGCGGTTTTG gAAGGATCGTACAACACTTAATGATATCCTCtctgaagatgctctgataatTCCTAGTAAAGGAATATTGAGAGCATGTGCCATCTCTCTTCCT GATCTTTGGAAAAGTCGTTGTTGCTTGAGTAATGTTGAAGGTTTTGACCATTCAGTTGTAAATGCTACACTGGGGGCCTGCAGTAATCTACCTGAACTAGAAGAGGGTCCTTGCCTGCCTTTTTTTGTCTGGCAGTGTGGAGAATTTGAT GTGCTTAGTGAGACATTTGATGTGATGGAGtttgatttttcaaaacaaatatgCCTATGTCAAGGAAAATCCCAG GTTAAGTTCACCAAGACCGGGGTATGTCATGGATTTGTGCTGTGGATTGACTGGGTGATGGATTTGCAAAATTCTGTTGTGATATCAACTGGTCCAG ATAGGAGATATTGGAAGCAGGGAGTAAAGCTTCTTGGAACACCTAGAACAGTAGGACCTCAAAGATCAAGAAATGTCCAAGCATGTTCTGCAGTTCTGGAAGCTTGTTTCAATCCATTACAGGGG
- the LOC114412163 gene encoding protein arginine N-methyltransferase 1.6 isoform X2, with product MISVFPKTLIATRFLSRTRPRIHTPKLTAIRTMSSSTQRMFQLKLDPITGNSEWVVIEDNDDGDESFAHNFHQPLLATTSYLDMLNDSPRNTAFRQAIQKTITKPCHVLDIGAGTGLLSMMAARAMGDEGRVTACESYLPMVKLMKKVLRINGMEGRVKVINKRSDELEVGLDIPSRADALVSEILDSELLGEGLIPTLQHAHDNLLVENALTVPYRATTYGQLVESTFLWQLHDLHSIEATVSDGIQLTPPGLDSVLSVKRQQYAMHCNPIQEEIKLLSEPFKIFEFDFWKRPESSGETELCVKATNDGRIHAVVSWWVLQLDREGTIYYSTAPRWISSPTITSPVGWCDHWKQCVWFVPGSGISIFKGEEIHLHATHTETSISYNLDTQVPTSEILNHRCMTGDLQLVLPPERVAIYGDKGWRLSMLKAVQSMGRDHPLCLVADDSVFLPLLVAQLSEASHVMSLLPGLKERGLQYLQAAAHANGLSRNCIEVLEKRVKQLTMHDIHQKKVDLLIAEPFYVGHDGMLPWQNLRFWKDRTTLNDILSEDALIIPSKGILRACAISLPDLWKSRCCLSNVEGFDHSVVNATLGACSNLPELEEGPCLPFFVWQCGEFDVLSETFDVMEFDFSKQICLCQGKSQVKFTKTGVCHGFVLWIDWVMDLQNSVVISTGPDRRYWKQGVKLLGTPRTVGPQRSRNVQACSAVLEACFNPLQGELKIILDFL from the exons ATGATTTCTGTGTTCCCCAAAACCCTAATCGCCACTCGTTTCCTTTCCCGAACCCGACCTCGAATACATACTCCCAAACTAACCGCCATTAGAACCATGAGCTCGTCCACCCAGCGCATGTTCCAGCTCAAGCTTGACCCAATAACGGGTAACTCTGAATGGGTCGTCATCGAAGACAACGACGACGGAGACGAAAGCTTCGCCCATAATTTCCACCAACCCCTCCTCGCCACGACGTCGTATCTGGACATGCTCAACGATTCCCCCAGAAACACTGCGTTTCGCCAAGCCATTCAAAAAACCATCACCAAACCTTGCCACGTTCTCGATATCGG TGCTGGAACTGGGTTGCTTTCGATGATGGCTGCACGTGCCATGGGTGATGAAGGGAGGGTCACGGCGTGTGAGTCTTACCTTCCAATGGTGAAGCTGATGAAGAAGGTGCTGCGAATTAATGGCATGGAGGGAAGAGTCAAGGTCATCAACAAGCGCTCGGATGAACTCGAAGTTGGTCTCGATATCCCTTCGCGTGCAGATGCTCTT GTGAGCGAGATACTTGATTCAGAGCTGCTGGGCGAGGGGCTTATACCGACCCTACAACATGCACATGACAATTTGTTGGTAGAAAATGCTCTGACTGTGCCATATCGAGCAACTACATACGGACAG CTGGTTGAAAGCACATTCTTATGGCAGTTGCATGATTTGCATAGCATTGAGGCTACTGTATCTGATGGCATTCAACTTACTCCTCCCGGACTTGATAGTGTGTTAAGTGTCAAACGTCAGCAATATGCCATGCATTGCAATCCTATACAAGAAGAAATAAAACTG CTTTCAGAACCCTTcaaaatttttgaatttgatttttggaaaCGGCCAGAGAGTTCTGGAGAAACTGAGCTGTGTGTAAAGGCAACTAATGATGGGAGAATTCATGCTGTGGTCTCTTG GTGGGTACTTCAACTTGATCGTGAAGGGACCATCTATTATTCCACTGCTCCTAGGTGGATAAGCTCACCAACAATTACAA GTCCTGTTGGTTGGTGTGACCACTGGAAACAGTGTGTTTGGTTTGTTCCTGGCAGTGGTATTTCCATATTCAAAGGGGAAGAAATTCATTTACATGCTACTCATACTGAGACAAGTATCTCATATAATTTAGATACTCAAGTACCTACATCTGAGATTTTGAACCATAGGTGTATGACTGGAGATTTGCAGCTTGTACTGCCACCAGAAAGGGTTGCAATCTATGGAGACAAAGGATGGAGGCTTTCAATGTTGAAAGCAGTACAAAGCATG GGAAGAGATCACCCGTTATGCTTAGTTGCAGATGATAGTGTGTTTTTACCTCTTCTTGTGGCACAGCTTTCAGAAGCATCACATGTAATGTCATTACTTCCGGGGCTTAAGGAAAGAGGCCTACAATATTTGCAAGCGGCTGCCCATGCAAATGGTTTGTCACGTAATTGCATAGAAGTTCTTGAAAAAAGGGTGAAACAGTTAACCATGCATGATATACACCAGAAAAAG GTTGATCTGTTGATAGCAGAACCTTTCTATGTAGGGCATGATGGCATGCTTCCATGGCAGAACCTGCGGTTTTG gAAGGATCGTACAACACTTAATGATATCCTCtctgaagatgctctgataatTCCTAGTAAAGGAATATTGAGAGCATGTGCCATCTCTCTTCCT GATCTTTGGAAAAGTCGTTGTTGCTTGAGTAATGTTGAAGGTTTTGACCATTCAGTTGTAAATGCTACACTGGGGGCCTGCAGTAATCTACCTGAACTAGAAGAGGGTCCTTGCCTGCCTTTTTTTGTCTGGCAGTGTGGAGAATTTGAT GTGCTTAGTGAGACATTTGATGTGATGGAGtttgatttttcaaaacaaatatgCCTATGTCAAGGAAAATCCCAG GTTAAGTTCACCAAGACCGGGGTATGTCATGGATTTGTGCTGTGGATTGACTGGGTGATGGATTTGCAAAATTCTGTTGTGATATCAACTGGTCCAG ATAGGAGATATTGGAAGCAGGGAGTAAAGCTTCTTGGAACACCTAGAACAGTAGGACCTCAAAGATCAAGAAATGTCCAAGCATGTTCTGCAGTTCTGGAAGCTTGTTTCAATCCATTACAGGGG